A region of Solanum dulcamara chromosome 7, daSolDulc1.2, whole genome shotgun sequence DNA encodes the following proteins:
- the LOC129896148 gene encoding serine/threonine-protein kinase STY13-like produces MKITMEKEEWELNPKKLTVKKLVGYGGFGLIYKGFYNGKEVAVKMFDFGDEKKNSTEEKKKLMEDVFMQEVSIWCTLEHSNIAKFIGAIKKENMSEIKMKCQKGSVNGCCLVVEYVGGGTLRSYLSKYTMKKKLSLDTIVQLAMDVAKGLSYLHSEKIAHRDVKTENLLLDKTGRVKIIDFGISSQFYSLGLNYPPMMVGTTGTIGYMAPEVLSEPSYDHKCDVYSFGICLWEMYTCLDPYPEHIPRSKISHQIYKDRRPEIPKCCPTALSDIMKKCWDVKPENRPEMKQVLHMLEGIQTSRQGRKQKHMFCFA; encoded by the exons ATGAAGATCACCATGGAGAAAGAAGAATGGGAATTGAATCCTAAAAAACTCACAGTCAAAAAACTCGTTGGCTATGGAGGTTTTGGATTAATTTACAAAGGCTTTTACAATGGAAAAGAAGTCGCAG TTAAAATGTTTGATTTTGGAGATGAAAAGAAGAATTCAacggaagaaaaaaagaaattgatgGAAGATGTATTCATGCAAGAAGTTTCTATTTGGTGCACTCTTGAACACTCCAATATCGCCAAG TTTATTGGGGCTATAAAGAAGGAGAACATGtcagaaataaaaatgaagtgTCAAAAAGGTTCAGTAAATGGATGTTGCCTTGTTGTGGAATATGTTGGTGGAGGAACTCTTAGATCCTATCTTTCAAAATACACAATGAAGAAGAAGCTGTCTTTGGATACTATAGTCCAACTTGCAATGGACGTTGCTAAAGG ATTAAGTTACCTTCATTCGGAAAAGATTGCGCATAGAGATGTGAAGACTGAAAATTTACTTCTTGACAAAACTGGAAGAGTGAAGATAATTGATTTTGGAATCTCTAGTCAATTTTATTCTCTTGGCTTGAATTATCCTCCTATGATGGTTGGAACAACGGGCACTATTGGTTACATGGCTCCTGAG GTTTTGAGCGAACCGTCGTATGATCACAAGTGTGATGTCTATAGCTTTGGAATTTGCTTGTGGGAGATGTACACTTGTTTAGACCCATATCCAGAACACATTCCTCGTAGTAAAATCTCACATCAAATTTATAAG GATCGAAGACCTGAGATACCTAAATGTTGTCCCACAGCATTGTCAGATATAATGAAGAAATGTTGGGATGTAAAGCCAGAAAATAGGCCAGAGATGAAGcaagtgttgcacatgttaGAAGGCATTCAGACAAGTAGACAAGGAAGAAAACAAAAACATATGTTTTGCTTTGCCTAA